A portion of the Zootoca vivipara chromosome 6, rZooViv1.1, whole genome shotgun sequence genome contains these proteins:
- the CHMP1A gene encoding charged multivesicular body protein 1a, producing MDDTLFQLKFTAKQLEKLAKKAEKDSKTEQAKVKKALQQKNVECARVYAENAIRKKNEGLNWLRMASRVDAVASKVQTAVTMKGVTKNMAQVTKALDKALSSMDLQKVSAVMDKFEQQVQNLDVHTSVMEDSMSSATTLTTPQEQVDSLIVQIAEENGLEVMDQLSQLPEGASAVGESSVRSQEDQLSRRLAALRN from the exons ATGGACG ATACACTCTTCCAGTTAAAG TTTACAGCCAAGCAGCTGGAGAAGCTTGCCAAGAAGGCAGAAAAGGACTCCAAAACCGAGCAAGCCAAAGTCAAGAAG gcCCTTCAACAGAAGAATGTGGAATGTGCCCGTGTCTATGCAGAGAATGCCATTCGGAAGAAGAACGAAGGCTTGAACTGGCTCCGTATGGCTTCCCGAGTGGATGCGGTGGCCTCTAAGGTCCAGACGGCAGTGACTATGAAGGGG GTGACTAAGAACATGGCCCAGGTGACGAAGGCCTTGGACAAAGCACTCAGCTCTATGGACTTGCAGAAGGTCTCCGCTGTGATGGACAAGTTTGAGCAGCAGGTCCAGAACTTGGATGTTCACACTTCG GTGATGGAAGACTCCATGAGCTCAGCCACTACACTGACTACGCCCCAGGAGCAAGTCGACAGTCTGATAGTACAAATTGCTGAGGAGAACGGCCTGGAAGTCATGGATCAGCTGAGCCAGCTCCCTGAGGGGGCCTCGGCAGTGGGAGAGAGCTCTGTGCGTTCCCAGGAGGACCAGCTATCGCGAAG GTTGGCTGCCCTGCGGAATTAA
- the CDK10 gene encoding cyclin-dependent kinase 10 isoform X2: MTEAASAELESETLRLKRLRGGGGSGGFFTVPQGHRLGRCRSVKEFEKLNRIGEGTYGIVYRARDTQTDEIVALKKVRMDKEKDGIPISSLREITLLLKLQHPNIVELKEVVVGNHLESIFLVMGYCEQDLASLLENMQAPFSEAQVKCIVLQVLKGLQYLHENFIIHRDLKVSNLLMTDKGCVKTADFGLARAYRVPLKPMTPKVVTLWYRAPELLLGTITQTTAIDMWAVGCILAELLAHKPLLPGSSEIQQIDMIVQLLGTPNETIWPGFSKLPLVSQYTLRKQPYNNLKHKFPWLSEAGLRLLNFLFMYDPKKRATAGDCLESSYFKEKPLPCEPELMPTFPHHRNKRAAPSVECTGKRSRP; the protein is encoded by the exons ATGACGGAGGCGGCTTCGGCTGAGCTGGAGTCAGAGACTTTGCGGCTGAAGCGGCTCCGAGGCGGGGGCGGCAGCGGCGGATTCTTCACGGTACCTCAAGGACACAGG CTGGGAAGATGTCGAAGTGTGAAGGAGTTCGAGAAACTCAATCGTATTGGAGAAGGGACCTACGGCATTGTGT ATCGTGCCCGGGACACCCAAACAGATGAGATTGTTGCACTGAAGAAGGTGCGGATGgacaaagagaaagatg GGATTCCCATCAGCAGCCTGCGAGAGATCACCTTGTTGCTGAAGCTCCAGCACCCCAACATTGTGGAGCTGaaagaagtggtggtggggaatcacCTGGAGAG CATTTTCCTTGTGATGGGTTACTGTGAGCAGGACCTCGCCAGCCTCCTGGAGAACATGCAGGCTCCCTTCTCTGAAGCTCAG GTGAAGTGTATCGTTCTCCAGGTTCTCAAGGGCCTTCAGTACCTGCATGAAAACTTCATAATCCACAG GGACCTGAAGGTATCCAACTTGCTCATGACTGACAAAGGTTGTGTAAAAACGG CGGACTTTGGGTTGGCTCGTGCTTACAGGGTCCCCCTGAAGCCAATGACTCCCAAAGTTGTCACACTCTG gtACCGAGCCCCTGAGCTGCTTCTGGGGACAATAACACAGACCACCGCCATAGATATGTG GGCAGTGGGTTGCATCCTGGCAGAGCTGCTGGCTCATAAGCCGTTGCTACCTGGGAGCTCTGAGATCCAGCAGATAGACATGATTGTGCAGCTTCTGGGCACGCCCAACGAGACCATCTGGCCA GGCTTCTCCAAGCTGCCACTGGTGAGCCAGTACACCCTGCGCAAGCAGCCGTACAATAACCTGAAGCACAAGTTCCCGTGGCTGTCGGAGGCTGGCCTTCGCCTCCTCAACTTTCTCTTCATGTACGATCCCAAGAAAAG AGCGACAGCTGGCgactgcctggagagctcctactTCAAGGAGAAGCCTTTAC CCTGCGAGCCAGAGCTCATGCCAACCTTCCCACACCATCGCAACAAGAGGGCCGCCCCCAGTGTAGAGTGCACAGGCAAGCGCAGTCGGCCCTGA
- the CDK10 gene encoding cyclin-dependent kinase 10 isoform X1, with the protein MTEAASAELESETLRLKRLRGGGGSGGFFTVPQGHRLGRCRSVKEFEKLNRIGEGTYGIVYRARDTQTDEIVALKKVRMDKEKDGIPISSLREITLLLKLQHPNIVELKEVVVGNHLESIFLVMGYCEQDLASLLENMQAPFSEAQVKCIVLQVLKGLQYLHENFIIHRDLKVSNLLMTDKGCVKTADFGLARAYRVPLKPMTPKVVTLWYRAPELLLGTITQTTAIDMWAVGCILAELLAHKPLLPGSSEIQQIDMIVQLLGTPNETIWPGFSKLPLVSQYTLRKQPYNNLKHKFPWLSEAGLRLLNFLFMYDPKKRATAGDCLESSYFKEKPLRKSLVASFPHTQGCCHNLIHLLPLFPACEPELMPTFPHHRNKRAAPSVECTGKRSRP; encoded by the exons ATGACGGAGGCGGCTTCGGCTGAGCTGGAGTCAGAGACTTTGCGGCTGAAGCGGCTCCGAGGCGGGGGCGGCAGCGGCGGATTCTTCACGGTACCTCAAGGACACAGG CTGGGAAGATGTCGAAGTGTGAAGGAGTTCGAGAAACTCAATCGTATTGGAGAAGGGACCTACGGCATTGTGT ATCGTGCCCGGGACACCCAAACAGATGAGATTGTTGCACTGAAGAAGGTGCGGATGgacaaagagaaagatg GGATTCCCATCAGCAGCCTGCGAGAGATCACCTTGTTGCTGAAGCTCCAGCACCCCAACATTGTGGAGCTGaaagaagtggtggtggggaatcacCTGGAGAG CATTTTCCTTGTGATGGGTTACTGTGAGCAGGACCTCGCCAGCCTCCTGGAGAACATGCAGGCTCCCTTCTCTGAAGCTCAG GTGAAGTGTATCGTTCTCCAGGTTCTCAAGGGCCTTCAGTACCTGCATGAAAACTTCATAATCCACAG GGACCTGAAGGTATCCAACTTGCTCATGACTGACAAAGGTTGTGTAAAAACGG CGGACTTTGGGTTGGCTCGTGCTTACAGGGTCCCCCTGAAGCCAATGACTCCCAAAGTTGTCACACTCTG gtACCGAGCCCCTGAGCTGCTTCTGGGGACAATAACACAGACCACCGCCATAGATATGTG GGCAGTGGGTTGCATCCTGGCAGAGCTGCTGGCTCATAAGCCGTTGCTACCTGGGAGCTCTGAGATCCAGCAGATAGACATGATTGTGCAGCTTCTGGGCACGCCCAACGAGACCATCTGGCCA GGCTTCTCCAAGCTGCCACTGGTGAGCCAGTACACCCTGCGCAAGCAGCCGTACAATAACCTGAAGCACAAGTTCCCGTGGCTGTCGGAGGCTGGCCTTCGCCTCCTCAACTTTCTCTTCATGTACGATCCCAAGAAAAG AGCGACAGCTGGCgactgcctggagagctcctactTCAAGGAGAAGCCTTTACGTAAGTCTCTTGTAGCTTCCTTTCCCCACACTCAGGGCTGCTGCCACAACCTGATTcatcttctccctctttttccaGCCTGCGAGCCAGAGCTCATGCCAACCTTCCCACACCATCGCAACAAGAGGGCCGCCCCCAGTGTAGAGTGCACAGGCAAGCGCAGTCGGCCCTGA